A single window of Nocardioides kongjuensis DNA harbors:
- a CDS encoding Lsr2 family DNA-binding protein: MSGVRTGTRLQQLHALRHRVTVELEYAARQGTPTARLRALLAATEAEIQAETPPPVATRTATEQDPRRRPPLPVDLRLAQLGVTTATVRAWAVEQGLVEPGRRGRVPLAVVDAYAAHQRTLAHYNQKAGTP, translated from the coding sequence GTGAGCGGGGTCCGGACCGGGACGCGGCTCCAGCAGCTCCACGCGCTCCGCCACCGCGTCACCGTCGAGCTCGAGTACGCCGCACGCCAAGGCACCCCCACCGCCCGGCTCCGCGCGCTGCTCGCCGCCACCGAAGCCGAGATCCAGGCCGAGACTCCCCCACCCGTCGCGACGCGCACGGCGACCGAGCAGGACCCGCGGCGCCGACCCCCGCTGCCCGTCGACCTCCGGCTCGCCCAGCTAGGCGTCACCACCGCCACCGTGCGGGCGTGGGCCGTCGAGCAGGGGCTGGTCGAACCCGGGCGCCGTGGCCGTGTCCCCCTCGCTGTCGTCGACGCGTACGCCGCCCACCAGCGCACCCTCGCGCACTACAACCAGAAGGCAGGAACACCATGA
- a CDS encoding HK97 family phage prohead protease, whose product MSALMTELVAPESRLFTQLEFRETDTTEDLSWIEGLAVPYGIATNVGWYEEEMVAGVFAKSIREAASSLPLLLFHDGRTFPIGAAESWTERSNGLLGRWRVDTKDELAQQAARKARDGFLPGLSVGFQPIRTERIDRSDQPFLMRRIEARLLEVSLVSTPAYKDATVKLVRSADGAGGGEQRPVARPRAEEWRRTLEQLRSGT is encoded by the coding sequence ATGTCCGCACTGATGACCGAGCTGGTGGCGCCGGAGTCGCGCCTGTTCACGCAGCTGGAGTTCCGCGAGACCGACACCACCGAGGATCTGTCGTGGATCGAGGGGCTCGCCGTGCCGTACGGCATCGCGACCAACGTCGGTTGGTACGAGGAGGAGATGGTCGCCGGGGTGTTCGCCAAGAGCATCCGCGAGGCCGCGTCGTCCCTACCGCTGCTGCTGTTCCACGACGGCCGCACGTTCCCGATCGGCGCGGCGGAGTCCTGGACCGAGCGCAGCAACGGGCTGCTCGGCCGGTGGCGGGTCGACACGAAGGACGAGCTTGCGCAGCAGGCCGCGCGCAAGGCCCGCGACGGCTTCCTGCCCGGGCTGTCGGTCGGCTTCCAGCCGATCCGCACTGAGCGGATCGACCGCTCTGACCAGCCGTTCCTGATGAGGCGCATCGAGGCGCGCCTGCTCGAGGTCTCGCTCGTGTCGACGCCGGCCTACAAGGACGCCACGGTGAAGCTCGTGCGCTCTGCGGACGGGGCTGGCGGAGGCGAGCAGCGGCCGGTCGCGCGCCCCCGCGCCGAGGAGTGGCGCCGCACGCTGGAGCAGCTGCGCTCCGGCACCTGA
- a CDS encoding tail fiber protein, with product MVSSVAVQEFDTVDVLRLEVETDATGLVNLVQNPSGELGGWGWITTIVGSKIDGGAALTYTGVAGASWFTTEEMPVAAGQYAAARWNATGGTAGYYFRARFEWINSAGAVISSSTQTGYLARNSGVGNLGAQLAPAGTVWARLRFDVYATNTGTNPGGAHTFTFKEVTVAKAATSGVLGQSRANLVPNPSFETDTAGWVAAGDAAIARSTAQAYVGAASLRYTHGSTAGGSFWTLDGRRGIPVTGGAIYAISTQSKAATTARTWKVYPQWYDATGTYLGSGSPVSLTNTTGGWTLGSGTVTAPASAATLALEVNVTAAAGEQHYFDAFMVEQANSVGTYFDAATPDAGGWDYGGTTRSPLALPTRTNLVLDPLPSAALNGYAAGPNASIQYLNLGGIGPVVRVRPTSANPDTFVSVGGDTGAMRLGMQAGKTYTVSAGMVGTNHPGGDFGDRTDAIVVFHRVGAGAYTELSTGPVTGGRGSLTFTLPSGATEAFIRLYHGGGSALSYTDWQQVILEEATSETGPYFDGSTPDSTSDFTLYDRAWTGTANNSTSTEAATVTLPYATAVNSNLGYLDPVQYLNVIGESHELRVVRQELQVGTLDATIISRTLDPADSALIRPGRRARLRALVAGVWEELITGKLLTASVEYELKDPKLPDEKRATITVNLVDAGQPLSQAKRPQGVATIAELPFVLEGAGVPWNVNGSGNQVATATPTTFNDNASALTQVALTRDTRAGYAWVSRRGVVNAWDPGSLPAPAPVVLDETTYSDLKVTFATDDCINAVAFTVQSLGVDGTTTETTYGPYEDATSIETYGRFLKEFTVTGLSKAQVDTLAAAIIAANKTPSRRVQSVTLPLTKLARVDAHALRDLYDLVKVNNTEVALSANLRVTGIEHVVTTRSWLLTLTFAANGGVASPIFQPPVQSDASPDVGVIEWFAGPTSKVPSTKLVCDGSSKAVASYPYLFAVIGYTYGGSGANFNVPNLVDRFPIGAGTKALGTTGGGPTKTLAVANLPGGHPTGYTGSSLMGSGPTPAFGVTATGGTSTPFDVMNPWLALTPVIRAV from the coding sequence ATGGTGTCGTCGGTGGCGGTGCAGGAGTTCGACACGGTCGACGTGCTGCGGCTCGAGGTGGAGACCGACGCGACCGGGCTGGTCAACCTCGTGCAGAACCCGTCCGGTGAGCTCGGTGGGTGGGGTTGGATCACCACGATCGTCGGGTCGAAGATCGACGGCGGCGCGGCGCTGACGTACACCGGTGTCGCGGGTGCGTCGTGGTTCACCACGGAGGAGATGCCGGTCGCTGCGGGGCAGTACGCCGCGGCGCGGTGGAACGCGACCGGCGGTACGGCGGGGTACTACTTCCGGGCGCGGTTCGAGTGGATCAACTCCGCGGGCGCGGTGATCTCATCGAGCACGCAGACCGGGTACCTGGCGCGGAACAGCGGCGTGGGGAACCTCGGCGCCCAGCTCGCGCCGGCGGGCACGGTGTGGGCGCGGCTGCGGTTCGACGTCTACGCGACGAACACAGGCACCAACCCGGGCGGGGCGCACACCTTCACGTTCAAGGAGGTCACGGTCGCGAAGGCCGCGACGTCGGGCGTGCTGGGGCAGTCCCGGGCGAACCTGGTCCCGAACCCGTCGTTCGAGACCGACACGGCCGGCTGGGTCGCCGCCGGGGACGCCGCGATCGCACGGTCCACCGCCCAGGCCTACGTCGGCGCGGCGTCGCTGCGGTACACCCACGGGTCGACTGCTGGTGGCTCGTTCTGGACGCTCGACGGGCGCCGCGGCATCCCCGTGACGGGAGGCGCCATCTACGCGATCTCCACGCAGAGCAAGGCCGCCACGACGGCGCGGACATGGAAGGTCTACCCGCAGTGGTACGACGCCACAGGCACCTACCTCGGCAGCGGCAGCCCGGTCTCGCTCACGAACACCACAGGCGGATGGACGCTCGGTTCCGGGACGGTCACGGCGCCCGCGTCCGCGGCCACCCTCGCGCTGGAGGTCAACGTGACCGCCGCCGCCGGCGAGCAGCACTACTTCGACGCGTTCATGGTCGAGCAGGCCAACAGCGTCGGGACCTACTTCGACGCCGCGACCCCGGACGCCGGCGGATGGGACTACGGCGGCACGACACGCTCCCCCCTGGCGCTGCCGACCCGAACCAACCTGGTCCTCGACCCGCTGCCCTCTGCAGCGCTGAACGGCTACGCGGCGGGGCCCAACGCGAGCATCCAGTACCTGAACCTCGGCGGCATCGGGCCCGTGGTGCGGGTCCGCCCGACCTCGGCCAACCCCGACACCTTCGTCTCGGTCGGCGGCGACACCGGCGCCATGCGGCTAGGGATGCAGGCCGGGAAGACCTACACCGTGTCGGCCGGGATGGTCGGCACCAACCACCCCGGCGGTGACTTCGGCGACCGCACCGACGCGATCGTGGTCTTCCACCGCGTCGGGGCAGGCGCCTACACCGAGTTGAGCACCGGCCCGGTGACTGGCGGCCGCGGCTCCCTCACGTTCACGCTGCCGTCCGGTGCGACGGAGGCCTTCATCCGGCTCTACCACGGCGGCGGCAGCGCGCTGTCCTACACCGACTGGCAGCAGGTCATCCTCGAGGAGGCCACCTCCGAGACCGGGCCCTACTTCGACGGCTCGACCCCGGACAGCACCAGCGACTTCACGCTCTACGACCGTGCGTGGACCGGCACGGCCAACAACTCGACCAGCACCGAGGCCGCCACCGTCACCCTGCCGTACGCGACCGCCGTCAACAGCAACCTCGGCTACCTCGACCCCGTCCAGTACCTCAACGTCATCGGCGAGTCCCACGAGCTCCGCGTCGTACGGCAGGAGCTGCAGGTCGGCACCCTCGACGCGACCATCATCAGCCGCACCCTCGACCCCGCAGACTCCGCCCTGATCCGGCCCGGCCGCCGCGCCCGGCTCCGCGCCCTCGTCGCCGGCGTCTGGGAAGAGCTCATCACCGGCAAGCTCCTGACCGCGAGCGTCGAGTACGAGCTCAAGGACCCCAAGCTCCCCGACGAGAAGCGGGCCACCATCACGGTCAACCTCGTCGACGCCGGCCAGCCGCTGTCCCAGGCGAAGCGACCGCAGGGTGTCGCCACGATCGCCGAGCTGCCGTTCGTGCTCGAGGGCGCCGGCGTTCCGTGGAACGTCAACGGGTCCGGGAACCAGGTCGCGACCGCGACCCCGACCACCTTCAACGACAACGCCTCGGCGCTGACCCAGGTAGCGCTGACCCGCGACACCCGGGCCGGGTACGCGTGGGTATCGCGCCGCGGCGTGGTGAACGCGTGGGACCCCGGCTCGCTGCCCGCGCCGGCACCGGTCGTGCTCGACGAGACGACGTACAGCGACCTGAAGGTCACGTTCGCGACCGACGACTGCATCAACGCCGTGGCGTTCACCGTGCAGTCCCTGGGCGTCGACGGCACCACCACGGAGACGACGTACGGGCCGTACGAGGACGCGACGTCGATCGAGACCTACGGCCGGTTCCTGAAGGAGTTCACCGTCACCGGCTTGTCGAAGGCGCAGGTCGACACGCTCGCGGCCGCGATCATCGCCGCGAACAAGACCCCGTCCCGGCGCGTGCAGTCGGTGACGCTGCCGCTGACCAAGCTCGCACGGGTCGACGCACACGCGCTGCGCGACCTCTACGACCTGGTCAAGGTCAACAACACCGAGGTGGCGCTCTCGGCCAACCTGCGGGTGACCGGGATCGAGCACGTGGTCACGACGAGAAGCTGGCTGCTCACGCTGACGTTCGCGGCCAACGGCGGGGTGGCGTCGCCGATCTTCCAGCCGCCGGTGCAGTCCGACGCGTCCCCGGACGTCGGGGTCATCGAGTGGTTCGCCGGCCCGACCAGCAAGGTCCCCTCGACCAAGCTCGTGTGCGACGGGTCGTCGAAGGCGGTCGCGTCGTACCCGTACCTCTTCGCCGTGATCGGCTACACGTACGGCGGGTCCGGGGCGAACTTCAACGTGCCGAACCTCGTCGACCGGTTCCCGATCGGCGCCGGGACGAAGGCGCTCGGCACCACGGGCGGCGGCCCGACGAAGACACTCGCCGTGGCGAACCTGCCCGGTGGCCACCCGACCGGGTACACCGGGTCGTCCCTGATGGGTTCCGGCCCTACGCCTGCGTTCGGTGTCACGGCGACCGGTGGCACCAGCACCCCGTTCGACGTGATGAACCCGTGGCTGGCGCTGACTCCCGTGATCAGGGCGGTGTGA
- a CDS encoding collagen-like protein: MKRLRILAAVLVTLIVAMSVLSVYLVLDRVTDRLAAAEEKAQANGKRADDALATAQALAEQVRLLGQQPVVEPDDPPAGAPGAPGLRGPMGPPGPRGASCVEELGYPRCRGAAGSAGATGATGQAGVDGAAGPAGKDGKDGAQGPQGDPGPAGPQGPAGTAVPGTYSCPAGEVMTGFTVAGDGSVSLACQPTIPAAQGGKQ, encoded by the coding sequence ATGAAGCGACTCCGGATTCTGGCCGCCGTCCTCGTCACGCTGATCGTGGCCATGTCGGTGCTGTCGGTGTACCTCGTCCTCGACCGCGTCACGGATCGGCTCGCGGCCGCCGAGGAGAAGGCGCAGGCCAACGGGAAGCGGGCCGACGACGCGCTCGCCACGGCGCAGGCGCTCGCCGAGCAGGTGCGGCTCCTCGGCCAGCAGCCCGTCGTCGAGCCCGACGACCCGCCCGCCGGTGCACCTGGTGCGCCCGGGCTGCGCGGTCCGATGGGCCCGCCCGGCCCGCGCGGTGCGTCGTGCGTCGAGGAGCTCGGCTACCCGCGCTGCCGTGGCGCCGCGGGCTCGGCCGGGGCGACCGGAGCGACAGGGCAGGCCGGCGTCGACGGCGCGGCCGGCCCGGCGGGCAAGGACGGCAAGGACGGCGCCCAGGGCCCGCAGGGCGACCCCGGTCCCGCCGGCCCGCAGGGACCCGCCGGCACCGCGGTCCCCGGCACCTACTCCTGCCCAGCTGGCGAGGTCATGACCGGGTTCACCGTCGCCGGCGACGGGTCCGTGTCCCTCGCCTGCCAACCCACGATCCCCGCCGCCCAAGGAGGCAAGCAGTGA
- a CDS encoding ASCH domain-containing protein: protein MKALTVQQPWAWAIVHGGKTIENRTQAWKYRGPLAIHAGARLSQRGCDVVPEILAETRGCQVGDYLGEELTYGAIIGVARLVDVHLAESAIDAEWGSSVIRSVVCCDSPWAEQSYIEHGGRGRRDVVHLVLEDPRPIDPIPCKGRLGLWTPDQDVLDQLREEA from the coding sequence ATGAAGGCCCTCACCGTGCAGCAGCCGTGGGCGTGGGCGATCGTCCACGGCGGCAAGACCATCGAGAACCGCACCCAGGCGTGGAAGTACCGCGGCCCTCTCGCAATCCACGCCGGCGCCCGGCTCAGTCAGCGTGGCTGCGACGTCGTGCCCGAGATCCTGGCCGAGACCCGAGGGTGTCAGGTCGGCGACTACCTCGGCGAGGAGCTGACGTACGGCGCGATCATCGGCGTTGCCCGGCTCGTCGACGTCCACCTTGCAGAGTCCGCGATCGACGCCGAATGGGGCAGCTCCGTCATCCGGTCCGTGGTGTGCTGCGACTCCCCGTGGGCCGAGCAGTCGTACATCGAGCACGGCGGCCGCGGTCGACGCGACGTCGTCCACCTCGTGCTCGAGGACCCCCGACCTATCGACCCGATCCCCTGCAAGGGGCGGCTAGGCCTCTGGACCCCCGACCAGGACGTCCTCGACCAGCTCCGCGAGGAGGCCTGA
- a CDS encoding HNH endonuclease, with translation MTRRSWSGRTITRITAYLRRRDGNTCWLCHHPVAQDSGSIDHIHPVSTHPDLEHTPTNWKLAHLTRAGTEQGCDHPGCTCPGNKGRKAQPWTAPPSRSW, from the coding sequence ATGACCCGCCGCTCCTGGTCCGGCCGCACCATCACCCGCATCACCGCCTACCTCCGACGCCGAGACGGCAACACCTGCTGGCTCTGCCACCACCCCGTCGCCCAAGACTCAGGCTCCATCGACCACATCCACCCCGTCAGCACACACCCCGACCTCGAACACACCCCCACCAACTGGAAGCTGGCGCACCTCACCCGAGCCGGCACCGAACAGGGCTGCGACCACCCCGGCTGCACCTGCCCCGGCAACAAAGGCCGCAAGGCCCAGCCCTGGACCGCACCACCCAGCAGGAGCTGGTAA
- a CDS encoding DNA cytosine methyltransferase has translation MTTSYDALDDFAGPGGWDLGAALLGLDTLGIEWDQAACDTATAAGFARERADVSTHDARPWRGKIPLYISSPPCTLFSTAGKGTGRAALGVLADGIRRMFAGDDCRAEVREEIYREHTLPARTEENEARKPEKRWSPEKVEKAARDDAFIAALVLEPARRILDLDPERVAMEQVPAVLPLWEVYGYEMRQRGWSVWTGVVNAADYGVPQTRKRAIYMASRVSIVAPPTPTHAEHPEDGDLFGGGRAKWVSMAAALGIGFEDEPAATISSGGGKTGGAEPFANAGYRKRLAAAIDRRTNSKGPGGTVVPTALGSIERPAPTLTSKAGEQWVLRMGNQQNAAVRALAEPAPTMAFGNNSSSMEWIRTRPATTIVGSFGADTVSPPGYRLDVSRQNAEGGVKITVAEGGVLQSFPWDYPWQGPRTKQFEQVGNAVPPLLAAHILAALTGRTLAVAA, from the coding sequence ATGACCACGTCGTACGACGCCCTCGACGACTTCGCAGGCCCCGGCGGCTGGGACCTCGGCGCCGCCCTACTCGGCCTCGACACCCTCGGCATCGAATGGGACCAGGCCGCCTGCGACACCGCCACCGCCGCCGGATTCGCCCGCGAACGCGCCGACGTCTCCACCCACGACGCCCGCCCCTGGCGCGGCAAGATCCCGCTCTACATCAGCTCGCCGCCCTGCACGCTGTTCTCCACCGCCGGCAAGGGAACCGGCCGCGCCGCGCTCGGCGTCCTCGCGGACGGCATCCGCCGCATGTTCGCGGGCGACGACTGCCGCGCCGAGGTCCGCGAGGAGATCTACCGCGAGCACACGCTGCCCGCCCGGACGGAGGAGAACGAAGCCCGGAAGCCCGAGAAGCGGTGGAGCCCGGAGAAGGTCGAGAAGGCCGCCCGGGACGACGCGTTCATCGCTGCGCTGGTGTTGGAGCCCGCCCGCCGGATCCTCGACCTCGACCCCGAGCGGGTCGCGATGGAGCAGGTCCCCGCCGTGCTGCCGCTGTGGGAGGTCTACGGCTACGAGATGCGTCAGCGCGGCTGGTCGGTGTGGACCGGCGTGGTGAACGCGGCCGACTACGGCGTGCCCCAGACCCGGAAGCGCGCCATCTACATGGCGTCCCGCGTCTCGATCGTCGCGCCGCCGACACCGACGCACGCCGAGCACCCCGAGGACGGGGACCTGTTCGGCGGCGGCCGCGCGAAGTGGGTCAGCATGGCCGCCGCGCTCGGGATCGGATTCGAGGACGAGCCCGCCGCGACCATCAGCAGCGGCGGCGGGAAGACCGGAGGCGCTGAGCCCTTCGCCAACGCGGGCTACCGGAAGCGGCTGGCGGCGGCGATCGACCGGCGCACCAACAGCAAGGGCCCGGGAGGCACGGTGGTCCCCACCGCGCTGGGCTCGATCGAGCGCCCGGCGCCGACGCTGACCTCCAAGGCCGGCGAGCAGTGGGTGCTGCGGATGGGGAACCAGCAGAACGCCGCCGTCCGGGCGCTGGCGGAGCCAGCGCCCACCATGGCGTTCGGGAACAACTCCTCGTCCATGGAGTGGATCCGCACCCGGCCGGCCACCACGATCGTCGGATCGTTCGGCGCAGACACCGTCAGCCCGCCCGGCTACCGGCTCGACGTGTCCCGCCAGAACGCCGAAGGCGGCGTCAAGATCACCGTCGCCGAAGGCGGCGTCTTGCAGTCCTTCCCGTGGGACTACCCCTGGCAGGGCCCGCGCACCAAGCAGTTCGAGCAGGTCGGGAACGCAGTCCCCCCGCTCCTCGCCGCGCACATCCTCGCCGCGCTCACCGGCCGCACGCTGGCGGTTGCAGCGTGA
- a CDS encoding DUF6221 family protein, translating to MTITEFLLARIAEDEAGSIGTHWSRRARAECEAKRSILEEIEARRSMIPKHVVGDGDEHDEVIVEWAESTVLASLAAVYADHQDYREEWAR from the coding sequence ATGACCATCACCGAGTTCCTGCTGGCGCGGATCGCCGAGGACGAAGCAGGCAGCATCGGCACTCACTGGAGCCGCCGTGCCCGTGCCGAGTGCGAGGCCAAGCGGTCGATCCTCGAGGAGATCGAGGCCCGCCGCTCGATGATCCCCAAGCACGTCGTCGGCGACGGCGACGAGCACGACGAGGTCATCGTCGAGTGGGCAGAGTCGACGGTCCTGGCCTCGCTCGCCGCGGTGTACGCCGACCACCAGGACTACCGCGAGGAGTGGGCCCGATGA
- a CDS encoding DNA N-6-adenine-methyltransferase, which produces MTLSGFKAQNHPQQTTRRGVDADVDDRATHPIDFARIDETHGPFTVDVAAAAHNTKCGRFWTGERVWCNPPYSDIGPWVRKAWECWASTSGITMLLPANRTEQSWWQQMVEPFRDRPGSPLRTEFQRGRWRFLKPGDTAIEPNSRPPFGVVLLTWTPPLQWTPGYVAGGLFDDQLEHADA; this is translated from the coding sequence GTGACGCTCAGCGGGTTCAAGGCCCAGAACCACCCCCAGCAGACCACCCGCCGCGGCGTCGACGCCGACGTGGACGACCGAGCCACCCACCCGATCGACTTCGCCCGCATCGACGAGACACACGGCCCGTTCACGGTCGACGTCGCTGCCGCCGCGCACAACACGAAGTGCGGGCGGTTCTGGACCGGCGAACGCGTCTGGTGCAACCCCCCGTACTCCGACATCGGCCCGTGGGTCCGGAAGGCGTGGGAATGCTGGGCGTCGACGTCCGGCATCACGATGCTCCTACCGGCCAACCGCACCGAGCAGTCCTGGTGGCAGCAGATGGTCGAGCCGTTCCGCGACCGCCCCGGATCCCCGCTCCGCACCGAGTTCCAACGAGGCCGGTGGCGGTTCCTGAAGCCCGGGGACACGGCGATCGAGCCGAACAGCCGGCCACCGTTCGGCGTGGTGCTGCTGACCTGGACACCGCCGCTCCAGTGGACGCCGGGGTACGTCGCCGGTGGCTTGTTCGACGACCAACTGGAGCACGCCGATGCATGA
- a CDS encoding phage portal protein, whose amino-acid sequence MSRWSRRRDDQIQRALASYAEARAEQRAVGGTALYPALMDPKTLTRQVWDASTARRIPGVGRALDLICGLGSQMQLDRYAGIMPLSRPRFLEQPDPDLDLATFTAVQWEDWLLHGNAAHLVTARYSGGPFAGWPAAAKWFPAQQWHTTVERGRQQWWLNGTKVNPDDVVHVQNGANPMTPWIGMGIVERYLGTLDRIALQEERERQDTAGGQVPSVAVITPQKDPDEDDLDEAADKWEKKFRGPGRRPAILPNGTQVIPLGWSPNDAQATEARKLGLQDTANMFNLDGYWLGAPSSSHTYKSPGPLFLTLVRTTLGRIITPFEQRWSEHWLPRGSVVRFDREAIQADDLGSLVNTLTTATGNKPLMTQDEARTRLRLAPVGGAAAELTAPAPAAPPPPAKDPNDDAQDQTDPEEND is encoded by the coding sequence ATGAGCCGATGGAGCCGCCGCCGAGACGACCAGATCCAGCGGGCGCTGGCGTCGTACGCCGAGGCCCGCGCCGAGCAGCGCGCCGTGGGCGGGACCGCGCTGTACCCGGCGCTCATGGACCCGAAGACCCTGACCCGGCAGGTCTGGGACGCGTCCACCGCCCGCCGGATCCCCGGCGTCGGCCGGGCACTCGACCTGATCTGCGGGCTCGGGTCGCAGATGCAGCTCGACCGGTACGCCGGGATCATGCCGCTGTCCCGGCCCCGGTTCCTCGAGCAGCCCGACCCGGACCTCGACCTCGCGACCTTCACCGCCGTGCAGTGGGAGGACTGGCTCCTCCACGGCAACGCCGCGCACCTGGTGACCGCCCGGTACTCCGGTGGCCCGTTCGCCGGCTGGCCGGCCGCCGCGAAGTGGTTCCCCGCGCAGCAGTGGCACACCACCGTCGAGCGCGGCCGCCAGCAGTGGTGGCTGAACGGGACCAAGGTCAACCCCGACGACGTCGTGCACGTCCAGAACGGCGCCAACCCGATGACCCCGTGGATCGGGATGGGCATCGTCGAGCGCTACCTCGGCACCTTGGACCGGATCGCGCTGCAGGAGGAGCGGGAACGGCAGGACACCGCCGGCGGGCAGGTCCCCTCGGTCGCGGTCATCACCCCGCAGAAGGACCCCGACGAGGACGACCTCGACGAGGCCGCCGACAAGTGGGAGAAGAAGTTCCGCGGCCCGGGCCGGCGCCCGGCGATCCTCCCCAACGGCACGCAGGTGATCCCGCTCGGCTGGTCGCCAAACGACGCGCAGGCCACCGAGGCACGGAAGCTCGGCCTGCAGGACACCGCGAACATGTTCAACCTGGACGGCTACTGGCTCGGCGCGCCGTCGAGCTCGCACACGTACAAGAGCCCGGGGCCGCTGTTCCTGACGCTGGTGCGTACGACGCTGGGGCGGATCATCACGCCGTTCGAGCAGCGCTGGTCGGAGCACTGGCTGCCGCGTGGGTCGGTGGTGCGGTTCGACCGTGAGGCGATACAGGCCGACGACCTCGGGTCGCTGGTGAACACGCTGACGACCGCGACCGGGAACAAGCCGCTGATGACGCAGGACGAGGCCCGCACCCGGCTGCGGCTCGCGCCGGTAGGCGGCGCGGCGGCTGAGCTCACGGCGCCGGCTCCCGCCGCTCCCCCGCCGCCAGCGAAGGACCCCAACGACGACGCCCAGGACCAGACTGACCCGGAGGAGAACGACTGA